From a region of the Mercurialis annua linkage group LG1-X, ddMerAnnu1.2, whole genome shotgun sequence genome:
- the LOC126677812 gene encoding transcription factor RAX2-like, whose translation MGRAPCCDKANVKKGPWSPEEDSKLKDYIEKFGTGGNWIALPQKAGLKRCGKSCRLRWLNYLRPNIKHGEFSDEEDRIICTLFASIGSRWSIIAAQLPGRTDNDIKNYWNTKLKKKLMAMAPHQSQRKLPFSPQNLPLSSTHHSFLSSLYKDFSFNSSGSCFTYTPATNFKNFNGFDPNNASLFQAQEQGSSLMNNPTQYFHGKDKMLAFGNTDHGSCSTSNNSDGSCSQISYGGREIKQEEMGFKSLFSNGYQENQKFMLSSYDNHHQQQQQNQENVSQGYFGETGGGLEYDLEEVKQLISSNDMNNNNINFYNNNIDENKITQEKFMYYY comes from the exons ATGGGAAGAGCTCCTTGTTGTGACAAAGCAAATGTCAAGAAAGGTCCTTGGTCACCTGAAGAAGACTCTAAACTTAAAGATTACATTGAAAAATTTGGTACTGGTGGCAATTGGATTGCTCTTCCTCAAAAAGCTG GGTTGAAGAGATGTGGAAAGAGTTGCAGATTGAGATGGCTTAACTATTTGAGACCTAATATTAAACATGGTGAATTTTCTGATGAAGAAGATAGAATCATTTGTACTCTCTTTGCTAGCATTGGAAGCAG ATGGTCAATTATAGCTGCTCAATTACCAGGCAGGACTGATAATGATATAAAGAATTATTGGAATACAAAGCTGAAGAAGAAACTAATGGCTATGGCTCCTCATCAGTCTCAAAGAAAATTACCATTCTCACCTCAAAATCTCCCATTATCATCAACTCATCACTCATTTTTATCATCCCTTTACAAAGATTTCAGTTTCAACTCTTCTGGTTCTTGTTTCACTTACACCCCAGCTACCAATTTCAAGAATTTCAATGGGTTTGATCCAAACAATGCTTCACTTTTTCAAGCTCAAGAACAAGGATCATCATTGATGAACAATCCCACGCAATATTTTCAtggaaaagataaaatgttGGCGTTTGGAAATACTGATCATGGGAGTTGCAGTACTTCTAATAATTCTGATGGAAGTTGCAGTCAGATTAGCTATGGGGGAAGAGAGATTAAACAAGAAGAAATGGGATTTAAAAGCTTATTCTCAAATGGGTATCAAGAAAATCAGAAATTCATGCTAAGTTCTTATGATAATCATcatcagcagcagcagcaaaatcaagaaaacgtgagccaggggtattttggagAAACAGGAGGAGGATTAGAGTATGATCTTGAAGAAGTTAAGCAACTGATTAGTAGTAATgatatgaataataataatatcaacTTCTACAATAATAATATTGATGAAAACAAGATCACACAAGAGAAGTTTATGTActactattaa
- the LOC126674742 gene encoding extensin-like produces the protein MYLTGRHIWRARVPMIYYHIVEWHQPDRVLQQFGLQQPIPLPAMQDRRLHNIQYQGSYNFDELLSDYIQIWNNRAAYVVQGYQLQRPPHYHSAYMEWFRSRSRRWITHEGAAAGQSRDTFEMIALQRDARASRIGTAARSSQLAYGEERRDVTLPPPEPAVPAYVLPPLPPLTIDLANIRGARRRQPRVAPPREPPADPIPPPVYFHFDPTATTDRRGEYYGPTQYYGSTSTSASQPPWHQTYFPQVSSYQVPPSSMPFFEPSYGQTAYTTSLGTPPASQFQQATPTASQFRQATPPASPFQQTTPPPFAASDQYYRPAPYTDAQPFTSFDQCYRPTMPSDDQPSTSHSRPSSSHQAQDPSQLHFTLSESWLFGPEIGSEAYEELLSRPDLTPPSFRLLPPTQEETGTAPPAADVQHSAQDEDASDSGESPPVPRQFHSITDSSRHRGETHGLRVQRPRTRRYED, from the exons ATGTACCTGACAGGGCGACATATTTGGCGTGCCCGAGTACCAATGATCTACTATCACATCGTGGAGTGGCACCAGCCGGATAGGGTTCTGCAGCAGTTCGGCTTACAGCAGCCCATTCCCCTGCCTGCTATGCAAGATCGGCGCCTTCATAACATCCAGTATCAGGGGAGCTACAACTTTGATGAACTGCTCTCAGATTACATTCAGATTTGGAACAACAGAGCGGCTTACGTTGTTCAGGGTTACCAGCTCCAGCGTCCACCTCACTACCATTCAGCGTATATGGAGTGGTTTCGGAGCCGCAGCCGGCGTTGGATTACCCATGAGGGCGCAGCGGCCGGACAGAGT CGCGACACTTTCGAGATGATCGCCCTTCAGAGAGACGCGCGTGCGTCTAGGATTGGGACTGCTGCACGCAGTTCTCAATTAGCTTACGGAGAGGAGCGCCGTGACGTCACACTGCCCCCACCAGAGCCAGCAGTTCCGGCTTACGTACTACCTCCTCTTCCTCCCCTGACCATCGATCTAGCTAACATCAGGGGAGCGCGTAGACGGCAGCCTAGAGTCGCCCCGCCTCGCGAGCCCCCGGCAGACCCTATCCCCCCACCGGTCTACTTCCACTTCGATCCTACAGCCACTACAGACAGACGGGGGGAGTACTATGGCCCGACTCAGTACTACGGTTCCACTTCCACTTCAGCATCACAGCCTCCGTGGCATCAGACCTATTTCCCACAG GTATCATCGTATCAGGTCCCGCCTTCGTCGATGCCGTTTTTTGAGCCGTCGTACGGACAGACAGCATATACCACTTCTCTGGGCACACCACCGGCGTCTCAGTTCCAGCAGGCCACACCGACGGCGTCTCAGTTCCGGCAGGCCACACCACCGGCGTCTCCGTTTCAGCAGACCACACCACCGCCGTTTGCTGCATCAGATCAGTATTACCGTCCAGCGCCATATACAGATGCTCAACCGTTCACGTCTTTCGATCAGTGTTACCGTCCCACGATGCCTTCGGATGATCAGCCGTCGACGTCACATTCGCGGCCATCTTCTTCTCACCAGGCCCAGGATCCATCACAGCTACATTTTACACTATCAGAGTCATGGTTATTCGGTCCGGAGATCGGTTCAGAGGCGTACGAGGAGCTTTTATCACGACCGGATCTCACACCTCCATCTTTTAGACTTCTACCGCCCACACAGGAGGAGACCGGTACTGCACCACCAGCAGCAGACGTTCAGCATTCAGCTCAGGACGAGGACGCATCCGACAGCGGCGAGAGCCCTCCGGTACCCAGACAGTTTCACTCGATCACAGACAGCTCGCGGCACCGAGGAGAGACTCACGGTTTGAGGGTACAGAGACCGAGGACTCGTAGATATGAGGATtag
- the LOC126665800 gene encoding uncharacterized protein LOC126665800 codes for MTSPNISLLIWCDGRIVSSPCGIEYHGGRPVNMALSERMSFEELQNICRRAVSTDGEVEISKIYFRLPRIVEGAIRSYSLFSVENNEHVFGILNEVVRYPQLEILELYVEYEAVVRNKTLLDQLVLGDSSGSERGSGEEEEEEEEDFYDSNEEDVEEDLGADSQYESQLPEHVRTADLCDFDVAPEDDEKIMWDPGMEFRVGMVFPNRDAVRACATTYSVGVGREFKGRRTTNSTIVLACRQNPVCKWWLRATLLQATQTWTLTKYIGPHTCNQLLPDPNHRNFGSVAIADYIKGQVKLQRDIRIDTLRAGIWQQLGVRPPYKRTWNAKEKAIADVYGGWYESFGMVHKFMNEMMHVNPGSFWDAEGAEVYTDGILQPKVVTFIRMFWTFKPTIEGFRFCKPVLFVDGTHLYGKYKMTLLIASAIDGNSHIMPLAFALVESESTASYEYFFEHLREHVICERKVAIISDRHAGILSVLKRPEWAGVAHKFCIRHFCSNFQTKFRNKVLKKLADKAGRAYQKHKYKRYMAAIEIRSPEAYAWLTKQEKRPKEKWTRVYDKKGQRHNVMTTNYAESVNATLKNIRGLPITSMLEAIFARMVKMFDTRWKTYEELIATNVHYTPICIQLLKQRGEKARFHTSQTYDRSTMTCKVETRKNGSNGRGGNTHTVNLQHKKCTCGKFQQFKLPCSHAMAVCAKEKLNPLEFVHWHYQTKFAIQCWNTPFKVLRAGTYWKKSGVDEPHFIPNPEWRRKRGRPVNQRFRNEMDQEYREDPSPNWCSRCCRRGHNAGDCTNPIRDE; via the exons atgacgAGTCCAAATATATCTTTGTTGATATGGTGTGATGGCCGTATTGTGAGTTCTCCGTGTGGAATAGAATACCACGGGGGTCGTCCGGTTAATATGGCGCTTAGCGAGAGAATGAGTTTCGAGgaattacaaaatatttgtaGAAGAGCAGTTTCTACCGACGGGGAagtagaaatttcaaaaatctacTTCCGGCTTCCAAGAATAGTTGAGGGTGCGATACGGTCGTACTCGTTGTTTTCTGTGGAGAATAACGAGCATGTGTTTGGAATTCTGAACGAGGTCGTGCGGTATCCGCAACTCGAGATTTTGGAATTGTACGTGGAATACGAGGCCGTGGTTCGCAACAAGACTTTACTAGATCAGTTGGTCTTAGGTGATTCAAGCGGGTCTGAGAGGGGTAGTggtgaagaggaagaagaggaagaagaggattTCTACGACAGCAACGAAGAGGATGTCGAGGAAGACTTAGGAGCAGATTCACAATATGAGTCGCAACTTCCTGAGCATGTAAGAACGGCGGATCTTTGCGACTTTGACGTCGCCCCGGAGGATGATGAAAAGATTATGTGGGATCCTGGGATGGAATTCCGAGTAGGGATGGTATTCCCAAATCGCGATGCCGTCCGAGCTTGTGCGACTACTTATTCGGTCGGGGTGGGAAGAGAGTTCAAGGGTCGCCGGACTACCAACTCGACAATAGTGTTGGCTTGCAGGCAGAACCCTGTATGTAAATGGTGGCTGCGCGCTACACTTCTGCAAGCAACTCAGACGTGGACGTTGACAAAATATATTGGCCCGCACACGTGCAATCAGCTGTTACCTGATCCAAACCATCGGAATTTTGGGTCTGTTGCAATCGCAGACTATATCAAGGGTCAAGTAAAGCTGCAACGTGATATACGGATCGATACCCTCAGAGCTGGAATTTGGCAACAACTTGGAGTTAGGCCTCCGTATAAACGAACCTGGAATGCAAAGGAAAAGGCAATAGCTGATGTTTACGGTGGCTGGTATGAATCATTTGGTATGGTTCACAAGTTCATGAACGAGATGATGCATGTCAACCCTGGATCTTTCTGGGATGCAGAAG GCGCTGAGGTGTACACCGACGGGATCCTTCAGCCGAAAGTCGTAACGTTCATCCGAATGTTCTGGACTTTCAAACCGACAATTGAAGGGTTTCGTTTTTGCAAGCCAGTTTTGTTCGTCGACGGTACTCATTTGTATGGCAAATACAAAATGACCTTGTTGATCGCGTCGGCAATCGATGGGAACAGTCACATCATGCCACTGGCATTTGCACTTGTTGAATCTGAAAGTACTGCCAGTTATGAGTACTTTTTTGAACATTTGCGTGAGCACGTGATTTGCGAAAGGAAGGTGGCCATTATATCTGATCGGCACGCTGGAATATTGTCGGTTCTGAAGCGTCCTGAATGGGCCGGTGTCGCCCACAAGTTTTGCATCAGACATTTCTGTAGTAATTTTCAGACCAAGTTTAGGAACAAGGTTTTGAAGAAGCTGGCGGATAAAGCAG GCCGAGCATATCAGAAGCACAAGTATAAACGCTACATGGCAGCGATCGAGATTAGAAGCCCAGAAGCGTATGCATGGCTGACTAAGCAAGAAAAGCGGCCTAAAGAAAAGTGGACAAGGGTGTATGACAAAAAAGGGCAACGGCACAATGTGATGACAACTAACTATGCTGAGTCTGTCAACGCGACACTGAAGAATATAAGGGGGCTTCCGATCACATCAATGCTTGAGGCAATTTTTGCGCGGATGGTTAAAATGTTCGACACGCGTTGGAAGACGTATGAGGAGTTGATTGCTACAAACGTTCACTACACCCCAATATGCATCCAACTACTGAAGCAGAGGGGGGAGAAGGCCCGTTTTCATACAAGTCAGACGTACGACCGTTCTACGATGACATGCAAAGTGGAAACTAGGAAGAACGGCTCAAATGGGAGAGGAGGAAATACCCATACGGTAAACCTTCAGCATAAGAAATGCACGTGCGGTAAATTCCAGCAATTTAAGTTGCCCTGCTCTCATGCTATGGCCGTTTGTGCAAAGGAGAAGCTGAACCCTCTTGAGTTTGTGCATTGGCATTACCAGACCAAGTTTGCAATTCAATGCTGGAACACTCCATTTAAAGTGTTACGTGCCGGCACATACTGGAAGAAGTCCGGCGTAGACGAACCCCACTTCATTCCAAACCCTGAATGGCGTCGAAAAAGAGGGCGTCCAGTCAACCAGCGCTTCAGGAACGAGATGGATCAGGAATACAGGGAAGATCCGAGTCCTAACTGGTGTAGTAGATGTTGTCGCCGGGGTCACAATGCAGGAGATTGTACCAATCCTATCCGAGATGAGTAG